A single window of Coleofasciculus sp. FACHB-T130 DNA harbors:
- a CDS encoding universal stress protein yields MPGLHYYPWRRDDVPSDYRQQWDAFESQYLALLRSRADEATKAGISTEFTQSLGSRGENICDLAQTWGADLIVMGRRGRSAIGELVLGSVSNYVLHHAPCSVLVVHR; encoded by the coding sequence ATGCCCGGTCTGCATTACTATCCTTGGCGACGCGATGATGTCCCAAGCGACTATCGACAGCAGTGGGATGCATTTGAAAGTCAATACTTGGCGCTACTGCGATCGCGTGCAGATGAAGCAACGAAGGCAGGAATTAGTACCGAATTCACCCAAAGCCTTGGCAGTCGGGGTGAAAACATCTGTGACTTAGCCCAAACTTGGGGTGCCGATCTCATCGTAATGGGGCGTCGGGGTCGTTCTGCAATTGGTGAGTTAGTTCTCGGTAGCGTCAGCAATTACGTCCTCCATCATGCCCCCTGCTCGGTTCTGGTTGTCCATCGTTGA